A window of the Lolium perenne isolate Kyuss_39 chromosome 7, Kyuss_2.0, whole genome shotgun sequence genome harbors these coding sequences:
- the LOC139833787 gene encoding uncharacterized protein codes for MKGNRGRGRGGRGGRDRGRGRGPAFEENFFEGEVQDTDTDTEDEGQQPPPPPPPPPPPPPDMAQVMLMQTQLLQQMAVNLANQNQNQNQNHPPQQSKLAEFMRTKPPTFAGSADPIEADDWLKDMRRNLNLVNVNAQDRVKFAAHQLKGVAADWWENYCEAHDDAEGITWNEFSEAFQTAHIPAGLMELKRDEFRALVQGKMTVSEYWDRFTKLSRYGRADIPTEADKISKFLRGLNLGLKDRLVSHEFANFQSLVNKAILQENSKRELDEHRKRKAPQGQHGAGSSRQKNNNHPGYRGASTKTAKPNNFQHNAYRTPRAEVGGNHANTAGRACYHCGIEGHFAAGCPSKNMGVTPVKFNLGSAAKTPAAGRERGILPTPGGGHQASGQPGRGQVNHITAEQAHQASDVVLGMFPINSCYGSVLFDSGASHSFVSKKFVEKHHLKTEGMSQAMAVQSLGGILTTGLKCPNVIITIGGVEFLANLIVLDSKGLDVILGMNWLGKHKAMIDCGLRAVSLTSNKGIVVDYKPKSTSHTAADSLLNSLKEMVVSDVRVVKEYPDVFPDELPGLPPDREIEFAMELVPGTAPIAKRPYRMPANELAEMKKQIQELIEKGYIRPSTSPWGAPVLFVKKKDGTMRMCVDYRALNEVTIKNKYPLPRIDDLFDQLKGASVFSKIDLRSG; via the coding sequence ATGAAGGGAAACCGAGGTCGTGGTCGTGGAGGACGCGGAGGTCGCGATCGTGGACGTGGTCGTGGACCCGCTTTTGAGGAGAACTTCTTCGAGGGTGAAGTCCAGGACACTGACACGGACACTGAGGATGAGGGAcagcaaccaccaccaccaccgccaccgccgccgccaccgccacctgaCATGGCGCAAGTGATGCTGATGCAAACACAGTTACTGCAGCAGATGGCCGTGAACCTGGCAAACCAGAACCAAAACCAGAATCAGAATCATCCTCCACAACAGTCCAAGCTAGCAGAGTTCATGAGGACAAAGCCACCCACTTTTGCGGGATCAGCAGACCCTATAGAGGCAGATGATTGGCTGAAGGACATGCGCCGAAACCTCAATCTGGTCAATGTCAATGCTCAAGATCGTGTGAAGTTTGCTGCGCACCAACTCAAGGGTGTGGCTGCAGATTGGTGGGAGAACTATTGCGAAGCGCATGATGATGCTGAGGGGATCACTTGGAATGAGTTTTCTGaagcattccagactgcacacATTCCTGCTGGTCTCATGGAGCTGAAGAGGGATGAATTTCGAGCTCTAGTTCAAGGGAAGATGACAGTTTCTGAATACTGGGATCGTTTTACCAAATTATCTCGCTACGGAAGAGCGGATATTCCCACTGAGGCAGACAAGATTTCTAAATTTCTGAGGGGTTTGAACCTAGGTCTGAAGGACAGATTGGTGTCGCATGAGTTTGCCAATTTCCAAAGCTTGGTCAACAAGGCTATTCTGCAAGAGAACTCTAAGAGGGAGTTAGATGAACATCGCAAGCGCAAAGCACCACAAGGTCAACATGGAGCAGGAAGCTCACGTCAAAAGAATAATAACCACCCAGGTTATCGAGGAGCAAGTACCAAAACTGCAAAACCTAATAACTTCCAGCACAATGCCTACCGTACCCCAAGGGCTGAAGTTGGAGGAAATCATGCCAACACTGCAGGAAGGGCATGCTACCATTGTGGCATAGAGGGTCACTTTGCTGCTGGGTGCCCGAGCAAGAACATGGGGGTGACGCCAGTCAAGTTCAATTTAGGGTCGGCAGCTAAGACACCAGCAGCGGGACGTGAACGAGGCATACTGCCTACACCAGGAGGTGGACATCAAGCCTCAGGACAGCCTGGACGTGGTCAAGTCAACCACATCACAGCAGAACAAGCTCATCAAGCCTCAGATGTTGTTCTTGGTATGTTCCCGATCAACTCATGTTATGGTTCAGTACTATTTGATTCTGGAGCTTCCCATTCATTCGTTTCAAAGAAATTTGTTGAAAAACATCATTTGAAAACTGAGGGTATGAGTCAGGCAATGGCGGTACAATCACTTGGGGGAATTCTTACCACGGGTTTAAAatgccctaatgtgatcataacgATCGGAGGAGTAGAGTTTCTAGCAAACCTCATAGTGTTAGACTCTAAAGGGTTAGATGTCATTCTGGGCATGAACTGGTTAGGAAAACACAAGGCAATGATAGATTGTGGCCTTAGGGCGGTCTCGTTAACCAGTAATAAAGGAATTGTTGTGGACTACAAACCCAAGTCAACAAGCCATACTGCAGCTGACAGCTTGTTGAACAGCTTGAAGGAGATGGTTGTGTCAGATGTTAGAGTTGTTAAGGAATACCCAGATGTCTTTCCGGATGAGTTACCAGGTCTACCACCAGACCGTGAGATAGAGTTTGCCATGGAGTTAGTCCCAGGCACCGCTCCTATAGCAAAGAGACCATATAGAATGCCAGCAAATGAGCTAGCTGAGATGAAGAAGCAAATTCAGGAGCTTATAGAGAAGGGATATATTAGACCGAGCACCTCACCTTGGGGAGCACCCGTGTTGTTTGTGAAGAAAAAGGACGGTACCATGCGCATGTGTGTGGATTATCGTGCCCTAAATGaagtaaccatcaagaacaaatatcctttGCCGAGGATCGATGATTTGTTCGATCAGTTGAAAGGAGCTTCtgtcttctcaaagatagatctCAGGTCAGGATAA